CTTTATGTCTCAAATGCGCCCGAAGCTGCGGTTTATGCACAGATTATTCAGGATTTAAAAGATGCAGAATCGTTACCTGCACCAGCAGAATATAGCAGCAAAGATTTAGGGAGGGCAACTTCGGGTGCAGCCAAAAGTTTGTTGGCAAAAGTATATCTTACCCATAAAGAGTGGGCAAATGCAGTGCAAAAAAGTAAAGAGGTAATCGATAGTAAATACTATTCACTGTTTGCAAATTTTGCAGATGTGTTTAATGTAGCTACTAAAAACGGTAAAGAACATATTTTTTCTGCACAGTTTGTGGGCAATGCCGGCTACCAGGGTAACAGTTTGGCCAGTCGTTCGGCACCTGCAGACGTACCCGGTATTAATGGCGATTATGCTGATGCTCTGCATACTGCGGGCGGTTTATATAACAGCTTTGCTGATAACGATACCCGAAAGGCAATTACCTTTGTTACCCAGATGGTGAGCCCTACAAATGGCCAGTTATATACCTTTTCGCCACAGTTTAATAAGTATTACGATCCAGCCGTGGTGGGTAATCAATCTCAGTCTTCAAAAAATCTGCCAATTATCCGCTATGCAGAGGTGCTTTTAATTTATGCTGAAGCCTTAAATGAAGTAAACAATGGGCCAAATGCAGCCGCATATACTGCCATAGATGAAGTGCGCCAGCGTGCAGGTATTGCCAAACTAGCGGATATTGCTCCGACATTAACTGTAGATCAGTTTAGGGATGCTGTTTTTCAGGAGCGGAGAAAGGAACTGGTTTTCGAATATCAGCGCTGGTTCGATCTGGCCAGGCGTGGAGCCGATTATTATGTGGCGACACTTAAAGCAGCCGGAAAAACCCTGGCAGCGAAGCGTCATATTCATTTTCCCATACCACAACGCGAACTTAACCTCAACCCTAAATTAAAACAGAACCCAGATTGGGTAAATTATTAACCGTTTTATACTAAAATTTAATCACATGGATTTTAAACAAAGATATTCCCGTTTGCCCATCCTGAAAATATGCCTGTTGGCTGCTGGTTTACTGACTGTACAGGTTACTTTGGCGCAGGAAAAGCAAAAACCAAATATCGTGCTGGTACTGGTTGATGATCTTGGCTTTTCAGATATTGGCCCTTTTGGTGCAACAGAGATAGAAACACCTAATTTAGATAAACTGGCAGCTGGTGGCCTAAAGCTGAAAGAATTTTACAACAATTCGATCTGTGCACCTACCAGGGCATCGTTGCTTACAGGGCAATATCAGCACAAGGCGGGTGTTGGCTTTTTTAATAATAACCTTGGGCTGGCTGCTTACCAGGGTTTTTTAAACTGCGAATCGCTTACCTTGGCCGAGGTGCTTAAATCTGGTGGTTACACCACGCTCATGGCTGGTAAATGGCATGTGGGCGACGATCGGAATCAATGGCCAAACCAACGAGGTTTCGATCATTTTTTTGGTTTTATTGGTGGCGCCAGCAACTATTACGAAATCGGGGAAAAAGGCAACGAAACAGTACCCTTGATTAAAGATAACGAACCGTATTTTCTGGAGCCAGGGAAATATTTAACTGAAGAGATTACCAATAATGCATTGGGATTTTTGGATGATCAACAAAAAGCTAAAAAACCTTTCTTTTTATACCTGGCCTACAATGCTCCACATTGGCCACTTCAGGCACTCCCGGCCGATATTGCTAAATACAAAGGTAAATATAAACTAGGCTGGGATTCTTTGCGCGTACAACGTTACCGCAATGCCATTAAAAAAGGACTTATTAGTGCCGATCAGAAAATTGCCGCTCACGATGACCAGGTAAAACCCTGGAACAAGTTAACGTATGATGAGCAGGAGTACTGGCAAACCCGTCAGGAAGTTTATGCAGCCATGATTGATCATGTAGATCAAGGTGTTGGCCGTTTGCTTGCTAAATTAAAAGAGTTGAAACAAGATGAAAATACCCTCATCATTTTTATTTCAGATAATGGTGCTCAGGGTGGCAATGGTACAAGACCCTATACCCAACGCACCACCGGGCCAGTTGGCACTGCTGGATCTTACGAAACACAGAACAGTAATTGGTCGCAAACCGGCAATTCGCCACTGCGCAATTATAAAGGGGCACCATACGAAGGTGGCATCAGTGCACCTTTTATTGCCTGGTTTCCGAATAAAATTAAAGCCGGAACAATTGCCAAAGGCACTGGTCATTTAATCGATCTTGCACCAACTTTTTACGAGCTGGCTGGCATTAACTATCCAAAACAGTTAAACGGAATAAGCAGCAACGCCCTCCCTGGTAAAAGTTTATTGCCGCTACTTAGCGGATTAACAGATACCGTACAGCGTTCGGTGCCTTTATTTTGGGAGCGTGGTGGTAACAAAGCTGTACGTTGGGGTAAATGGAAACTCATTTCTCCTGCAGGTTTAACCGAAAAATTTGAGCTTTTCGATATAGAAAAAGATAGGGCCGAAAATGCCGATGTAGCTGCTCAACATCCCGAAATAGTGGCACAGTTAAAAGCCGCATATGTAAAGTGGGCAGCAGAAAATGGGGTAGTAGATTACGAAACGCTTAAAACAGCACCTACCCGGCCTGCACAGGGAAACAACAGAGGTAATCAGAATTTTTAGTATTAATAAAGAAAAAGATGAACAAAGTAATATTAACATGTTTAGGTGCATTACTGACCATGCAGGGTTTTGCGCAAAATGCCAAGCCTGCAAAGCCCAATATTATTCTTATCCTGGCCGACGATCTGGGCTATTCAGATCTTGGTGCTTATGGCTCAGAAATTAAAACACCCAATTTAGACCGTCTCGCCAACGAAGGCCTTCGGTTAAAAGAATTTTATAACAACTCTATTTGTGCGCCAACGCGGGCTTCCTTATTAACTGGGCAGTACCAGCATAAGGCTGGGGTGGGGTATTTCGCGAACGATCTGGGGATTCCGGCCTATCAGGGTTATCTCAATAAAGAATCGCTTACCCTGGCTGAAGTATTAAAAACACAAGGTTATAGTACTTTAATGTCTGGTAAATGGCATGTGGCAGGTAAAGAGGTAAGTTTCCCTTGGCAGCGTGGTTTCGATCATGTTATGATGTCGGAAAATGGAAGTTATTTCGATCA
The nucleotide sequence above comes from Pedobacter riviphilus. Encoded proteins:
- a CDS encoding RagB/SusD family nutrient uptake outer membrane protein, with protein sequence MKKINLLYLSILAVALSACSKLEEEPESVLVTEQFYQNESQAVSAVTANYRKLYESGQSLYNSLIQIGVEMATDDYEAGPRARNAHVRAISGLTHDSSNDRMEQLWKQSYDAINASNIAIDKIALIDETKISSTIRKRLINESKFLRALHYFNLVRWFGDVPIVLHENTSLAPEDLYVSNAPEAAVYAQIIQDLKDAESLPAPAEYSSKDLGRATSGAAKSLLAKVYLTHKEWANAVQKSKEVIDSKYYSLFANFADVFNVATKNGKEHIFSAQFVGNAGYQGNSLASRSAPADVPGINGDYADALHTAGGLYNSFADNDTRKAITFVTQMVSPTNGQLYTFSPQFNKYYDPAVVGNQSQSSKNLPIIRYAEVLLIYAEALNEVNNGPNAAAYTAIDEVRQRAGIAKLADIAPTLTVDQFRDAVFQERRKELVFEYQRWFDLARRGADYYVATLKAAGKTLAAKRHIHFPIPQRELNLNPKLKQNPDWVNY
- a CDS encoding arylsulfatase; the encoded protein is MDFKQRYSRLPILKICLLAAGLLTVQVTLAQEKQKPNIVLVLVDDLGFSDIGPFGATEIETPNLDKLAAGGLKLKEFYNNSICAPTRASLLTGQYQHKAGVGFFNNNLGLAAYQGFLNCESLTLAEVLKSGGYTTLMAGKWHVGDDRNQWPNQRGFDHFFGFIGGASNYYEIGEKGNETVPLIKDNEPYFLEPGKYLTEEITNNALGFLDDQQKAKKPFFLYLAYNAPHWPLQALPADIAKYKGKYKLGWDSLRVQRYRNAIKKGLISADQKIAAHDDQVKPWNKLTYDEQEYWQTRQEVYAAMIDHVDQGVGRLLAKLKELKQDENTLIIFISDNGAQGGNGTRPYTQRTTGPVGTAGSYETQNSNWSQTGNSPLRNYKGAPYEGGISAPFIAWFPNKIKAGTIAKGTGHLIDLAPTFYELAGINYPKQLNGISSNALPGKSLLPLLSGLTDTVQRSVPLFWERGGNKAVRWGKWKLISPAGLTEKFELFDIEKDRAENADVAAQHPEIVAQLKAAYVKWAAENGVVDYETLKTAPTRPAQGNNRGNQNF